In the Nicotiana tabacum cultivar K326 chromosome 16, ASM71507v2, whole genome shotgun sequence genome, one interval contains:
- the LOC107794526 gene encoding transcription termination factor MTERF15, mitochondrial — protein sequence MAARLLRLHGHGAARQFLLQYSTTAVATTCDPTHFLMNYLVDSLGFSKEEAITTNTKVTRLKPTENPQLVLNFFEQSGLDKTHIGKIVSAVPKLLLCDVDKTLKPKLDILHDLGLCGSDLVKVITASMSILKNTEVSDMKSCVSYLRKILGSDENVMKAVKKKPCLLSVKGCERLRTNMLFFQSIGFSDEDIKKFIVQNPYALLASPESVEDKVDRLKKDFNISQGSGMFIHGVAVLISMKEATVDTKFGVFRDYGWSKWDIIKLVQLLPYCLRLSQERLRAALNFYMGELGLKPAYLASHPTLLMFSMKKRVLPRLELMRSLVEKKLYDEDYNLYTVLLPSDPKFYQVYVLPYKDMIPDLCELYNKIQQHGKAKK from the coding sequence ATGGCAGCTCGCTTATTGCGACTGCACGGCCATGGCGCCGCACGGCAATTCCTACTTCAATACTCAACAACTGCAGTTGCTACTACCTGTGACCCGACCCATTTCCTGATGAACTATCTTGTAGACTCTCTCGGATTCTCCAAAGAAGAAGCCATTACAACAAACACTAAGGTAACTCGTTTAAAACCCACTGAAAATCCTCAGCTTGTCCTAAATTTCTTCGAACAAAGTGGTTTAGACAAAACCCATATTGGTAAAATTGTGTCTGCAGTTCCCAAGTTGCTTTTGTGTGATGTTGACAAAACCCTAAAACCCAAACTTGACATTCTTCATGATCTTGGTTTATGTGGTTCTGACTTAGTCAAAGTCATTACTGCAAGTATGTCTATTTTGAAAAACACAGAAGTTTCTGACATGAAATCTTGTGTCAGTTATCTTAGAAAAATTTTGGGTAGTGATGAGAATGTAATGAAAGCTGTTAAGAAAAAGCCATGTTTGCTCTCTGTTAAAGGATGTGAAAGATTGAGGACCAATATGTTGTTTTTTCAAAGTATTGGGTTTTCAGATGAGGATATCAAGAAATTCATAGTTCAAAATCCATATGCTCTTTTGGCTAGTCCTGAGAGTGTAGAGGATAAAGTGGACAGGCTTAAAAAAGATTTTAATATCTCTCAAGGGTCGGGAATGTTTATCCATGGAGTTGCTGTGCTTATTTCGATGAAAGAAGCGACCGTAGACACGAAATTTGGCGTTTTCAGGGATTATGGATGGTCTAAATGGGACATAATTAAATTAGTCCAGCTTTTACCTTATTGTTTGAGGCTGTCACAGGAGAGATTGCGAGCTGCGCTAAACTTCTACATGGGGGAACTCGGTTTGAAACCTGCTTACTTGGCTTCTCATCCGACGCTGCTTATGTTTAGTATGAAAAAGAGGGTTTTGCCTCGGTTGGAACTCATGAGAAGTTTGGTGGAGAAGAAATTATACGATGAAGATTACAATCTGTATACTGTTCTGTTGCCATCAGATCCAAAATTTTATCAGGTTTATGTGCTGCCCTACAAGGATATGATACCTGATTTGTGTGAACTATACAACAAAATTCAACAGCATGGAAAAGCCAAAAAGTAG